GTCGGTGATCGTCATCGGGCTGCGCCGCCGTTCACCGGTCGGCAAGCTGCTCATGGGCAGCACCGCGCAGCGGATCCTGCTCGACGCCGACCGCCCGGTGCTGGCCGTCAAGCCCTGAGCGCGCCGGCCGTCTCCCGGTCGAGGAACGCGGTGACCAGCTCGGCGATCTGCGCCGGGCGCTCGAGGATGAACAGGTGCCCGCCGCCCCGGACGACATGCAGCGTCGCGTCCGGGATGCGCCAGGCGAGGATCCGCCCGTTGACCAGCGGCACGATCGGGTCGTCGTCGCCGGCGAGGACCAGCGTGGGCTGGCGGAGGGCGTGCAGCCACGGCAGGCTGCTCCAGCCGGCGACCGCGTAGAGCTGGCCGGCGTAGCCGATCGCCGACGGCGCGCGCAGCTGGTCCACCGACGACCGCAGCAGCCGGCGCGGATCGGTGCGGGCCATCCCGCCGTAGACGTCCCCGGCGATGCGCAGGTAGTGCTCCGGGTCGCGGTGGCGGCGCGGCGTCGCCAGCCGCAGCAGGGCCGCGGGCGTCCCGGGCAGCCCGCCCAGCCCCGGCGCGGTGGCCGCGAGCACCAGGCCGCCCACCCGGTCCGGCGCCTGGCGGGCCAGCTGCTGGGCCACCACGCCGCCCAGGGAGACGCCGAACACGTCGACCCGGGCCAGCCCGAGGGCGTCCAGCAGCCGGGTGACCGTCCGCACCAGGCCCGGCATCCGCCGCGGGCTGCGGTAGGGGGTGGAGCCGCCGATGCCGGGCGCGTCGAAGCTGACCACCTGCCGCCCGCGGGCGACCAGCTCCCGCTCGAAGGGCTCGGCCAGCTCCAGGCTGGCGCCCAGGCCGGTGACCAACAGCAGCGGGCGGCCGGTGCCGCGGACCGACGTCCGCAGCCGCACCTCCCCCAGGTCGACGGTGCGGACCTCGACCGGGGCGGACCGGCTCACGTGAAGGCGCTCGCGCCGGTGATGTCCCGGCCGACGATGAGGGTCTGGATGGTCTCGGTGCCCTCGAAGGTGTGGATCGACTCGATGTCGGCCATGTGCCGGATGACGTGGAAGTCCAGCAGGATGCCGTTGCCGCCGAGCAGGTCGCGGGCCTCGGCCAGCACCTCCCGGGCGGTGCCGGTGTTGTGCGCCTTGGCGAGGCCCGCCAGCGTCGGGGCGATCCGGTCGGCCATGGCCAGGTCTGCCAGCCGTCGGCAGTACAGCTGCATGGCGGTCACCTTGGCCAGCATGGCGA
This window of the Geodermatophilus sp. DSM 44513 genome carries:
- the phaZ gene encoding poly(3-hydroxyalkanoate) depolymerase, with translation MSRSAPVEVRTVDLGEVRLRTSVRGTGRPLLLVTGLGASLELAEPFERELVARGRQVVSFDAPGIGGSTPYRSPRRMPGLVRTVTRLLDALGLARVDVFGVSLGGVVAQQLARQAPDRVGGLVLAATAPGLGGLPGTPAALLRLATPRRHRDPEHYLRIAGDVYGGMARTDPRRLLRSSVDQLRAPSAIGYAGQLYAVAGWSSLPWLHALRQPTLVLAGDDDPIVPLVNGRILAWRIPDATLHVVRGGGHLFILERPAQIAELVTAFLDRETAGALRA